In a genomic window of Gloeocapsopsis dulcis:
- a CDS encoding helicase-related protein, with translation MPESSVASIGSIVNCRNRQWVVLPSENKDITRLRPLSGNEDEIAGIYRQLELEPIELATFPLPDATSIQDHKAALLLMDAARLLLRSGAGPFRSLGRISLRTRPYQLVPLLMALRLETVRLLIADDVGIGKTIEAGLIARELLDRSEVKRLAVLCPPHLCDQWQQELRDKFHIDAIVIRSGTASSLERGVPNGTHIFSYYRHLIVSLDYAKAERRRASFVTHCPDLVIVDEAHTCTRSSNKSTSQQQRHQLIEQIAEKGDRHLLLLTATPHSGIEESFLSLLGLIKPEFEHLSLAHLTEKERDKLANHFVQRRRADVKQWLGNETPFPERDPQEHPYKLSKEYREVFENVYNFARGLVKTTTGEMSYAQRRGRYWSALALIRCVMSSPAAAVATLSKQIENQKSGAGSQEFKVSPALDEELMSSYVFDPTEQEQFVDTQPTLVIEQGQSYGDADKRKLRAFVQAAEKLRGDKDEKLHKAIACIQTLLQEGCNPIIWCRYIATANYVSDTLKQKLEKKGSQPIRVIAITGELSEDEREIRLQDLKSYPQRVLVATDCLSEGVNLQSHFNAVVHYDLPWNPNRLEQREGRIDRYGQTSLKVKSYLLYGQDNPVDGAVLDVLIRKAVKIHKALGITVPVPMDSTTVSEAVFKSLFDHATDAVQLSLLDLLDGEKSTVEQVHKNWDEAVEREKISRTRFAQRAIKPAEVERELIASDEILGNEQDVERFVQSACSNLNCGLIEKKQGWLLPTPPEFLKSVLGDRSRLLTFTTPAPEGVEYVGRNHPLVEGLGRYLLEDALSNTKDPKAARCGFTTTNTVHKRTTLLLLRLRHLLDSSKPQALLAEECAVVGFTGSPSNPIWLSHQEAKSLMEQVTPVSDVDKAIKQMEIAELIQRIPELQPDLELFAKARSHELSQSHRRVRAITKEGQIQVKPQLPMDILGVYILKPG, from the coding sequence ATGCCCGAAAGTTCTGTTGCCTCTATCGGTTCCATTGTCAATTGCCGCAATCGCCAGTGGGTTGTATTACCTTCCGAGAATAAAGATATTACTCGCTTGCGCCCATTGAGCGGAAATGAAGACGAAATAGCTGGAATCTATCGACAATTAGAGCTAGAGCCTATTGAACTAGCAACGTTTCCCTTACCAGACGCAACAAGCATACAAGATCATAAGGCTGCATTACTACTAATGGACGCAGCTCGTCTTCTGCTGCGGAGTGGTGCAGGACCTTTCCGGAGCTTAGGACGTATATCGCTGCGTACCCGTCCTTATCAATTAGTTCCCCTACTAATGGCACTGAGGTTAGAAACAGTGCGGCTGCTGATTGCAGATGATGTAGGAATTGGTAAAACAATTGAAGCTGGACTAATTGCTCGTGAACTGTTGGATCGGAGCGAGGTAAAGCGGTTAGCAGTCCTATGTCCACCACATTTATGTGACCAGTGGCAGCAGGAGTTACGCGATAAGTTTCATATTGATGCCATAGTAATACGTTCTGGTACAGCATCCTCGTTGGAAAGAGGAGTGCCGAATGGTACTCATATATTTAGTTATTATCGTCACTTGATTGTTAGCCTAGATTATGCCAAGGCAGAGCGTCGTCGTGCTAGTTTTGTGACTCACTGTCCTGACTTGGTAATTGTAGATGAAGCACATACTTGTACCCGTTCCAGCAACAAAAGTACGTCCCAGCAGCAACGTCATCAACTAATTGAGCAAATTGCCGAGAAAGGCGATCGCCATCTATTACTACTAACGGCTACTCCTCATAGCGGCATTGAAGAGTCTTTTCTGTCATTACTAGGACTGATCAAGCCAGAGTTTGAGCATTTGTCACTTGCTCATCTGACGGAAAAAGAGCGGGACAAGTTAGCTAATCACTTTGTCCAACGACGACGGGCAGATGTTAAACAATGGCTAGGCAATGAAACTCCTTTTCCAGAAAGAGACCCACAAGAACATCCTTACAAATTATCGAAAGAGTATCGGGAGGTATTTGAGAATGTCTACAACTTTGCTCGTGGACTTGTAAAAACAACAACAGGAGAAATGAGTTATGCCCAGCGCCGAGGACGCTACTGGTCAGCATTAGCTTTAATTCGCTGCGTTATGTCTTCCCCAGCAGCAGCAGTAGCAACATTGAGTAAGCAAATCGAAAATCAGAAATCGGGAGCCGGAAGTCAAGAATTTAAAGTCTCCCCAGCTTTAGATGAAGAACTGATGAGTTCCTACGTCTTCGATCCTACAGAACAAGAACAGTTTGTAGATACTCAACCCACCTTAGTTATAGAACAAGGACAGAGCTACGGGGATGCAGACAAACGTAAACTTAGAGCCTTCGTGCAAGCGGCAGAGAAGTTACGAGGTGATAAAGACGAGAAATTACACAAAGCGATCGCCTGCATCCAAACTTTACTCCAAGAAGGCTGCAACCCAATTATCTGGTGTCGCTACATTGCTACCGCTAATTATGTTAGCGATACTCTCAAGCAAAAGCTAGAGAAGAAAGGTAGCCAACCTATCCGGGTAATTGCGATCACTGGAGAATTATCCGAGGATGAGCGAGAAATCCGTCTCCAAGATTTGAAGTCCTATCCCCAACGAGTCCTAGTAGCTACAGATTGCTTAAGCGAAGGCGTGAATCTACAATCACACTTCAACGCTGTTGTTCACTACGATTTGCCCTGGAATCCTAACCGCTTGGAACAACGGGAAGGACGTATTGACCGCTATGGTCAAACATCCTTGAAAGTTAAAAGCTACTTACTTTACGGTCAAGATAATCCCGTAGATGGTGCAGTGCTAGACGTACTAATCCGCAAAGCTGTGAAAATCCATAAGGCTTTGGGAATTACTGTTCCTGTACCGATGGATAGCACCACTGTATCGGAAGCAGTATTTAAGTCGCTGTTTGACCACGCTACTGATGCCGTGCAGTTATCACTGCTAGATTTACTAGATGGTGAGAAATCTACTGTTGAGCAAGTACATAAGAATTGGGACGAGGCAGTAGAACGAGAGAAAATTAGCCGCACTCGCTTTGCTCAACGCGCCATCAAACCTGCGGAAGTAGAACGGGAATTGATTGCCTCTGACGAAATTTTAGGTAACGAGCAGGATGTAGAGCGGTTTGTGCAATCTGCTTGCTCAAACTTGAACTGCGGATTGATCGAGAAAAAACAAGGATGGCTGCTGCCAACACCACCCGAATTTCTCAAGTCAGTGTTAGGAGATAGGTCACGGTTGCTAACCTTTACCACGCCCGCGCCGGAAGGAGTGGAGTATGTAGGACGAAATCATCCTCTAGTAGAAGGTTTGGGACGTTATCTTCTAGAAGACGCACTATCAAATACTAAAGATCCCAAAGCTGCGCGGTGTGGCTTTACCACAACTAATACTGTACACAAGCGCACGACTTTACTGTTATTACGGTTACGACACTTATTAGACAGTTCCAAACCCCAAGCATTACTAGCAGAAGAGTGTGCAGTAGTTGGATTTACTGGTTCTCCATCTAATCCCATCTGGCTTTCACACCAAGAGGCAAAGTCTCTAATGGAGCAAGTTACCCCAGTCAGTGATGTTGATAAAGCAATCAAACAGATGGAAATAGCAGAACTAATTCAAAGAATCCCAGAATTACAACCAGATTTGGAACTATTCGCCAAGGCGCGATCGCACGAACTTTCCCAATCACATCGGCGCGTGAGAGCAATTACTAAAGAAGGGCAGATTCAGGTTAAACCCCAGCTACCAATGGATATTTTGGGTGTTTATATCCTCAAACCAGGGTAG